Proteins encoded by one window of Anguilla rostrata isolate EN2019 chromosome 9, ASM1855537v3, whole genome shotgun sequence:
- the btg3 gene encoding protein BTG3 — protein MKKEIAAVVFFMKRLVRKAEKLETEKVDRFVERLTVALQEKYRGHWYPENPSKGQAFRCIRVNGFLKEDPELLRACRESGVQYRDLGLPQELTLWVDPGEVCCRYGEKNHAFTVASFSGDDVDDKEDVTKKVTSAVEKVTSDYHSGSSSDEESGTREACVTPPFPHFQPRYQPVPQIPYQPVHVWHPFPKKKTGPGKGHGPPHPHFGFRPHARPNPCFRPNGWCPVRPRNGPGYWGSTPNLAHS, from the exons ATGAAGAAAGAAATTGCGGCAGTGGTGTTTTTTATGAAACGGCTGGTCAGGAAGGCGGAAAAGCTGGAGACGGAGAAAGTGGATCGTTTTGTGGAGAGACTGACTGTGGCATTACAGGAGAAATACCGGGGGCACTGGTACCCCGAGAACCCCAGCAAAGGCCAGGCTTTCAG GTGTATTCGAGTGAACGGGTTTCTGAAGGAGGACCCTGAGCTGCTGAGAGCCTGTCGGGAGAGCGGGGTGCAGTACAGAGACTTGGGCCTGCCACAGGAACTCACTCTCTGGGTGGACCCTGGGGAGGTATGCTGCAG GTATGGGGAGAAGAACCACGCCTTCACGGTGGCGAGTTTCTCGGGAGACGACGTGGACGACAAGGAGGACGTGACCAAGAAGGTGACGAGCGCggtggagaaggtgacgtcggACTACCACTCCGGCTCCTCGTCTGACGAAGAGAGCGGCACCCGAGAGGCCTGTGtgaccccccctttcccccacttCCAGCCCCGCTACCAG CCGGTGCCCCAAATCCCCTACCAGCCGGTCCACGTGTGGCACCCGTTTCCGAAAAAGAAGACCGGGCCCGGGAAGGGGCACgggcccccccaccctcactttGGCTTCCGCCCCCACGCCAGGCCCAACCCCTGCTTCAGACCGAACGGCTGGTGTCCCGTCCGGCCCCGAAACGGACCGGGTTACTGGGGAAGCACCCCAAACCTGGCCCACTCTTAG